A section of the Saccharopolyspora gregorii genome encodes:
- a CDS encoding serine hydrolase domain-containing protein, whose amino-acid sequence MQLQTDPVQAGFDPERLQRIDRHFAAYVDDGRLPGWQLLIARRGVVAHFSSHGKRDITTGAPIEDDTIFRIYSMTKPITSVAAMMLHEEGAFELTDPVSSLIPSFAEQRVYTGGPARAPQTRPATEPVRIWHLLTHTSGLTYGFNRLNPVDEIYRRTGYEFGTPDQDLAGVCDDYAAMPLLFEPGSSWNYGVSTDVLGRVVEVASGMGLDEFFRTRIFEPLGMTDTGFEVPPEDKDRLAALYLADSAGKATVPKNSPPTAAPRALSGGGGLVSTAHDYHRFTGMLLGGGALDGVRLLSDRTVRYMGRNHLPGGAHLDQIANGSFSEVANAGKGFGLGFAVVEDPVASHVISTPGELSWGGMASTAFWVDPAEELTVQFFTQLIPSGTHPIRSQLHQLVYQALVD is encoded by the coding sequence GTGCAGCTGCAGACCGACCCCGTCCAGGCGGGCTTCGACCCCGAACGCCTCCAGCGCATCGACCGCCACTTCGCGGCGTACGTCGACGACGGCAGGCTCCCCGGCTGGCAGCTGCTCATCGCCCGGCGCGGCGTCGTCGCGCACTTCAGCTCGCACGGGAAGCGGGACATCACCACGGGCGCCCCCATCGAGGACGACACGATCTTCCGGATCTACTCGATGACGAAGCCGATCACCTCGGTCGCGGCGATGATGCTCCACGAAGAGGGCGCCTTCGAGCTCACCGACCCGGTCAGCAGCCTCATCCCCTCCTTCGCCGAGCAGCGCGTCTACACCGGCGGCCCCGCCCGCGCCCCGCAGACCCGGCCCGCGACCGAACCAGTGCGGATCTGGCACCTGCTCACCCACACCTCCGGGCTCACCTACGGCTTCAACCGGCTCAACCCGGTCGACGAGATCTACCGGCGCACCGGCTACGAGTTCGGCACCCCCGACCAGGACCTGGCGGGCGTGTGCGACGACTACGCGGCGATGCCGCTGCTGTTCGAACCCGGCAGCTCCTGGAACTACGGGGTGTCCACCGACGTGCTCGGCCGCGTCGTCGAGGTGGCCTCCGGCATGGGGCTCGACGAGTTCTTCCGCACCCGCATCTTCGAACCGCTCGGCATGACCGACACCGGGTTCGAGGTGCCGCCGGAGGACAAGGACCGGCTCGCCGCGCTGTACCTCGCCGACTCCGCGGGCAAGGCCACCGTGCCGAAGAACTCGCCGCCGACCGCCGCGCCGCGCGCGCTGTCCGGCGGTGGCGGGCTGGTGTCCACCGCCCACGACTACCACCGGTTCACCGGCATGCTGCTCGGCGGCGGGGCGCTGGACGGGGTGCGGCTGCTCAGCGACCGCACGGTGCGGTACATGGGCCGCAACCACCTGCCCGGCGGGGCGCACCTGGACCAGATCGCGAACGGGTCGTTCTCCGAGGTCGCCAACGCGGGCAAGGGCTTCGGGCTCGGCTTCGCCGTCGTCGAGGACCCGGTCGCCTCGCACGTCATCTCCACGCCGGGCGAGCTGTCCTGGGGCGGGATGGCGAGCACCGCGTTCTGGGTGGACCCGGCGGAGGAGCTCACGGTGCAGTTCTTCACCCAGCTCATCCCGTCCGGCACCCACCCCATCCGCTCCCAGCTCCACCAGCTCGTCTACCAGGCACTGGTGGACTGA
- a CDS encoding ATP-binding protein, producing the protein MTNSRTPPPGLPGTAGELRASGHLPYSVKAEVRRNLLTALRSGNPLWRGIVGFEGTVLPQLERALIAGHDVVLLGERGQGKTRLLRGLTALLDEWTPVIPGSELDEHPLEPITPTSIRRAAEEGDALPVAWRHREDRYVEKLATPDTAVGDLIGDVDPVKVAEGRSLGDPETIHFGLVPRAHRGIVTINELPDLAERIQVALLNVMEERDVQVRGYSLRLPLDVLLVATANPEDYTNRGRIITPLKDRFGAEIRTHYPAELDDEISLIRQEALLEAEVGDHLLEVLARFVGHLRESSAVDQRSGVSARFAIAAAETVSAAALHRAALTGEEPAVARPVDLDAVPGVLRGKLEFEAGEEGREDEVLGYLLRRSVADTARGLFAGLDLSSLISAVTGGHQVATGERVAGADVLRALPELPVLHQVAERLDVRAGDPVGRIASAVELALEALYLAKKLAKDTDEQRSVYG; encoded by the coding sequence GTGACGAACTCTCGGACCCCACCTCCTGGGCTGCCCGGCACGGCGGGGGAGCTGCGTGCCAGCGGACACCTGCCGTACAGCGTGAAGGCCGAGGTGCGCCGCAACCTGCTGACCGCGCTGCGCTCGGGGAATCCGCTGTGGCGGGGCATCGTCGGCTTCGAGGGCACCGTGCTGCCGCAGCTGGAGCGCGCGCTGATCGCGGGCCACGACGTGGTGCTGCTCGGCGAGCGCGGGCAGGGCAAGACGCGGCTGCTGCGCGGGCTGACGGCGCTGCTGGACGAGTGGACGCCGGTGATCCCCGGCTCCGAACTGGACGAGCACCCGCTGGAGCCGATCACCCCGACCTCGATCCGCCGCGCCGCCGAGGAGGGCGACGCGCTGCCCGTCGCGTGGCGGCACCGCGAGGACCGCTACGTCGAGAAGCTGGCCACCCCGGACACGGCGGTCGGTGACCTCATCGGCGACGTGGACCCGGTGAAGGTCGCGGAAGGACGGTCCCTGGGGGACCCGGAGACCATCCACTTCGGACTGGTGCCGCGGGCGCACCGCGGCATCGTGACCATCAACGAGCTGCCCGACCTGGCCGAGCGGATCCAGGTGGCGCTGCTGAACGTGATGGAGGAGCGGGACGTGCAGGTCCGCGGCTACAGCCTGCGGCTGCCGCTGGACGTGCTGCTGGTGGCCACGGCGAACCCGGAGGACTACACCAACCGCGGCCGGATCATCACCCCGCTCAAGGACCGCTTCGGCGCGGAGATCCGCACCCACTACCCGGCGGAGCTGGATGACGAGATCTCGCTGATCCGGCAGGAGGCGCTGCTGGAGGCGGAGGTCGGCGACCACCTGCTGGAGGTGCTGGCCCGCTTCGTGGGGCACCTGCGGGAGTCCTCGGCGGTCGACCAGCGCTCCGGCGTGTCGGCGCGGTTCGCGATCGCGGCGGCCGAGACGGTGTCCGCGGCGGCGCTGCACCGGGCGGCGCTGACCGGGGAGGAACCCGCGGTGGCGCGGCCGGTGGACCTGGACGCGGTGCCGGGCGTGCTGCGCGGCAAGCTGGAGTTCGAAGCGGGCGAGGAGGGGCGCGAGGACGAGGTCCTCGGCTACCTGCTGCGCCGTTCGGTCGCCGACACGGCCCGCGGCCTGTTCGCCGGGCTGGACCTGAGCTCGCTGATCTCGGCCGTCACCGGCGGGCACCAGGTCGCCACCGGTGAGCGGGTGGCGGGCGCCGACGTGCTGCGGGCCCTGCCGGAACTGCCGGTGCTGCACCAGGTCGCCGAACGGCTGGACGTGCGCGCCGGGGATCCGGTCGGGCGCATCGCGAGCGCGGTGGAGCTGGCGCTGGAAGCGCTGTACCTGGCGAAGAAGCTGGCCAAGGACACCGACGAGCAGCGGTCGGTGTACGGCTGA
- a CDS encoding vWA domain-containing protein yields MPRFRYGAWHGGSDPLEPPVDLRSALDQIGRDVMEGASPRSALEELLRTGTRGTAGLDELTRRLWQRRSELQRRHNLDGTVQEVRRLLDRALEQERTALAAEDGEDARFRELRLGALPPDAGGSVRELAEYDWRSSDARETFEEIRRMLGGELLEQRFRGMKQALQDTSPEDVARVRAMLDDLSELLAAHARGDADVPERFERFMAEHGEFFPENPRDVDELVDALAARSAAAQRMLNSMSEQQRAELAELSRQAFGDPRIGEALNRMDRQLRSLRPDADWSGRGRFRGDQPMGLAEATEAMAELGELEQLAEQLGQSYPGASLQDIDLEALERQLGERAVVDARRLADIEQQLRGQGLLQRGPDGNLRLSPRAMRRLGETALRSVVSQLRSRKGDRDTDRAGAAGELTGTTRPWAYGDTEPWDAVRTVRNSVLRRAAAGPAAPRLHLDDLEIAETEQRSRAAVALCVDTSWSMVQDGRWVPMKRTALALNHLVATRFRSDALQLVTFGRYASTVDVGELAALEGTWEQGTNLHHALLLAGRHVRRHPDAQPVVLVVTDGEPTAHLEPDGEAVFQYPPTPRTLGVTLSEVDSLHRLGVTLSVFMLGDDPRLEAFVDVVARRGGGRVVAPTADGLGAAVVGDYLRTKRRR; encoded by the coding sequence ATGCCGCGGTTCCGGTACGGCGCCTGGCACGGCGGTTCCGATCCGCTGGAGCCGCCGGTGGACCTGCGTTCCGCGCTGGACCAGATCGGCCGGGACGTGATGGAGGGCGCGTCACCGCGCTCGGCGCTGGAGGAACTGCTGCGCACCGGGACCCGCGGCACCGCGGGCCTCGACGAGCTGACCCGCCGGCTGTGGCAGCGCCGCAGCGAGTTGCAGCGCAGGCACAACCTGGACGGCACGGTGCAGGAGGTGCGCAGGCTGCTGGACCGCGCCCTGGAGCAGGAGCGCACCGCGCTGGCCGCCGAGGACGGCGAGGACGCCCGGTTCCGGGAGCTGCGGCTGGGCGCGCTGCCGCCGGACGCGGGCGGTTCGGTGCGGGAGCTCGCCGAGTACGACTGGCGCTCGTCCGACGCGCGCGAGACGTTCGAGGAGATCCGGCGGATGCTGGGCGGCGAACTCCTCGAACAGCGCTTCCGGGGCATGAAGCAGGCGCTGCAGGACACCTCGCCGGAGGACGTGGCGCGGGTCCGCGCGATGCTCGACGACCTCTCCGAGCTGCTGGCCGCGCACGCTCGCGGCGACGCCGACGTGCCGGAGCGGTTCGAGCGCTTCATGGCCGAGCACGGCGAGTTCTTCCCGGAGAACCCGCGCGACGTGGACGAACTGGTCGACGCGCTGGCGGCCCGGTCCGCGGCGGCGCAGCGGATGCTGAACTCGATGAGCGAGCAGCAGCGCGCCGAACTGGCCGAGCTGTCCCGGCAGGCGTTCGGCGACCCGCGCATCGGCGAGGCGCTGAACCGGATGGACCGGCAGCTGCGCTCGCTGCGCCCCGACGCGGACTGGTCCGGTCGCGGCCGGTTCCGCGGTGATCAGCCGATGGGGCTGGCGGAGGCCACCGAGGCGATGGCCGAGCTGGGCGAGCTGGAGCAGCTGGCCGAGCAGCTCGGCCAGTCCTACCCGGGCGCGAGCCTGCAGGACATCGACCTGGAGGCGCTGGAACGGCAGCTCGGCGAGCGGGCCGTGGTGGACGCGCGGCGGCTCGCCGACATCGAGCAGCAGCTGCGCGGGCAGGGCCTGCTGCAGCGCGGACCGGACGGGAACCTGCGGCTGAGCCCGCGCGCGATGCGCAGGCTCGGCGAGACGGCCCTGCGCTCGGTGGTCTCGCAGTTGCGCTCCCGCAAGGGCGACCGGGACACGGACCGGGCGGGCGCGGCGGGGGAGCTCACCGGCACCACCCGGCCGTGGGCGTACGGCGACACCGAACCGTGGGACGCGGTCCGCACCGTGCGCAACTCGGTGCTGCGGCGCGCGGCGGCGGGCCCGGCGGCGCCGCGGCTGCACCTGGACGACCTGGAGATCGCCGAGACCGAGCAGCGGTCCCGGGCGGCGGTGGCGCTGTGCGTGGACACCTCGTGGTCGATGGTGCAGGACGGCCGGTGGGTGCCGATGAAGCGCACCGCGCTGGCGCTGAACCACCTGGTCGCCACCCGCTTCCGCTCGGACGCGCTGCAACTGGTCACCTTCGGCCGCTACGCGTCCACTGTGGACGTGGGTGAGCTGGCGGCGCTGGAGGGCACCTGGGAGCAGGGCACCAACCTGCACCACGCGCTGCTGCTGGCGGGCAGGCACGTGCGGCGGCATCCGGACGCGCAGCCGGTGGTGCTGGTCGTGACCGACGGCGAACCGACCGCTCACCTGGAACCCGACGGCGAGGCGGTGTTCCAGTACCCGCCGACCCCGCGCACCCTCGGCGTCACGCTGTCCGAAGTGGACTCGCTGCACCGGTTGGGTGTGACGTTGAGCGTGTTCATGCTCGGCGACGACCCCCGGCTGGAGGCGTTCGTCGACGTCGTCGCCCGCCGCGGCGGTGGCCGCGTCGTCGCCCCCACCGCCGACGGGCTCGGCGCGGCGGTCGTCGGCGACTACCTCCGCACCAAGCGCCGGCGCTGA
- a CDS encoding VOC family protein, with protein sequence MSARFDHTIIASTDPAEMAAFYRDLLEADEAPSWGPFVNVRLTDGVLLQFAAPPVDFPPQHYAFLLDDAHFDRARARIADREHWADPQRTRPGEINTGHGGRGVYLLDPSGHYLELLTSPYL encoded by the coding sequence ATGTCAGCGCGCTTCGACCACACGATCATCGCTTCGACGGACCCGGCCGAGATGGCCGCGTTCTACCGGGACCTGCTCGAGGCCGACGAGGCCCCGTCGTGGGGCCCGTTCGTCAACGTCCGGCTCACCGACGGCGTCCTGCTCCAGTTCGCCGCCCCGCCGGTGGACTTCCCGCCGCAGCACTACGCGTTCCTGCTGGACGACGCGCACTTCGACCGCGCCCGCGCGCGGATCGCCGACCGGGAGCACTGGGCGGACCCGCAGCGGACCCGGCCCGGCGAGATCAACACCGGCCACGGGGGCCGCGGCGTCTACCTGCTGGACCCATCGGGCCACTACCTCGAACTGCTCACCAGCCCGTACCTGTGA
- a CDS encoding DUF2637 domain-containing protein, whose amino-acid sequence MHDAAKSRPTGSPDPSAESLPSAPGDRGSRSLSIAALIFVAMAAVMGWGASFVGLHEYGMQSMAGFTYWSAWLVPATFDGAAFACTLMTYRSSINGRSAVRGRILMWAFTGVSSWINWIHQPSQEAQIVAAGLPIAAVAVFDVVLLELRADYEAKHGMRGFRLRPGLLVLRWMVDRRSTGEAFRKQVIDIPVEEIAGLGTLAPPGTRRANALKAAAASEQAPPVTEPADAERPEAATTAEPSTEPSTEPSTEPSTERTEPAPRAEARPRVDSDPAVRASAAATAPAPAGSSTADDERTGGPRDATAPRATSSGSARSRAAAADAATAAEITDARTAAAESGSAEEAAGSTAEDAGTTAGESGATAGRSGATAGKSDAKAGGSGANAGKTGADAGETGDSAHTPEATDGSSTAATTSSGAPAATGSSAEVTAPAAADERPTAEDARPEPAEAPTVTLELPKVAAEDAATAESTTAKTTAKPSTAKQKPAGTTSGAAKKPADVSDAEQTLTLPPVPDRPMSDQDKRSAARADYRMSVAAEQPVKPAELAKRYGLSESWGRRQINAARKSMAQEEAHEKAQLVGADQS is encoded by the coding sequence GTGCATGACGCCGCCAAGAGCCGCCCGACCGGCAGCCCGGATCCGAGTGCGGAGTCGCTTCCCAGCGCGCCGGGCGACCGCGGAAGCCGCTCGCTGTCCATCGCCGCGCTGATCTTCGTGGCGATGGCCGCCGTGATGGGCTGGGGCGCGAGCTTCGTCGGCCTCCACGAGTACGGCATGCAGTCGATGGCCGGGTTCACCTACTGGTCGGCGTGGCTGGTGCCCGCCACGTTCGACGGCGCCGCGTTCGCCTGCACCCTGATGACCTACCGCTCCTCCATCAACGGCCGTTCCGCGGTGCGCGGGCGCATCCTGATGTGGGCGTTCACCGGCGTCAGTTCGTGGATCAACTGGATCCACCAGCCGAGCCAGGAGGCGCAGATCGTCGCCGCCGGATTGCCGATCGCGGCGGTCGCGGTGTTCGACGTGGTGCTGCTGGAGCTGCGCGCCGACTACGAGGCCAAGCACGGCATGCGCGGGTTCCGGCTGCGGCCGGGCCTGCTGGTGCTGCGCTGGATGGTGGACCGCCGCAGCACGGGCGAGGCGTTCCGCAAGCAGGTCATCGACATCCCGGTCGAGGAGATCGCCGGGCTCGGCACCCTGGCCCCGCCCGGAACCCGCCGCGCGAACGCGCTCAAGGCGGCCGCCGCATCCGAGCAGGCACCACCGGTCACCGAGCCGGCGGACGCGGAGCGGCCCGAAGCCGCGACGACCGCCGAACCGAGCACCGAACCGAGCACCGAACCGAGCACCGAACCGAGCACCGAGCGCACCGAACCGGCACCCCGCGCCGAGGCCCGGCCGCGCGTCGATTCCGACCCCGCCGTCCGGGCGAGCGCGGCGGCCACCGCACCCGCCCCGGCCGGATCGTCCACCGCGGACGACGAGCGGACGGGCGGTCCGCGGGACGCGACCGCACCCCGGGCCACGTCGAGCGGGTCCGCGCGGTCGCGAGCCGCCGCCGCGGATGCCGCTACCGCCGCGGAGATCACCGACGCGCGGACCGCTGCCGCGGAATCCGGCTCGGCCGAGGAAGCCGCCGGTTCCACCGCGGAGGACGCCGGGACCACCGCAGGGGAGTCCGGCGCCACCGCTGGACGATCCGGCGCCACCGCTGGGAAATCCGACGCCAAGGCTGGAGGTTCCGGCGCCAACGCTGGGAAAACCGGCGCTGACGCCGGGGAAACCGGCGATTCCGCGCACACCCCCGAGGCCACGGACGGCTCCAGCACCGCTGCGACGACGAGCTCCGGGGCGCCCGCCGCGACCGGCTCCAGCGCCGAGGTGACGGCCCCCGCCGCGGCGGACGAGCGGCCGACCGCCGAGGACGCGCGGCCCGAGCCCGCGGAGGCCCCCACGGTCACGCTCGAACTGCCGAAGGTCGCCGCGGAGGACGCCGCGACCGCCGAGAGCACGACCGCGAAGACCACCGCCAAGCCCTCCACCGCCAAGCAGAAGCCCGCCGGAACCACCTCCGGCGCCGCGAAGAAGCCCGCGGACGTCAGCGACGCCGAGCAGACGCTCACCCTGCCGCCGGTCCCGGACCGGCCGATGAGCGACCAGGACAAGCGTTCCGCGGCCCGCGCCGACTACCGCATGTCCGTGGCGGCCGAGCAGCCGGTGAAGCCCGCCGAGCTGGCCAAGCGCTACGGCCTGTCGGAGAGCTGGGGCCGTCGCCAGATCAACGCCGCCCGCAAGTCCATGGCCCAGGAAGAGGCCCACGAGAAGGCCCAGCTCGTCGGCGCCGACCAGAGCTGA
- the mshC gene encoding cysteine--1-D-myo-inosityl 2-amino-2-deoxy-alpha-D-glucopyranoside ligase, with translation MQPWSSVPVPQVPGTPRPLRLFDTATGEVRPTQPGPVARMYVCGITPYDATHLGHAATYLAFDLVHRVWLDNGHEVHYVQNVTDIDDPLLERADRDGEDWVVLGMRETALFREDMAALRVLPPQDFIGAVEAMPEIVEAVGKLLSSGAAYRVDDEYPDVYYRHDATGRFGYESNYGPEDMLTFFAERGGDPDRAGKEHPLDALLWRAARPGEPSWESELGPGRPGWHLECSVIALNRLRMTFDVQGGGSDLAFPHHEYSAAHAEALTGESPFARHYCHAGMVGLDGEKMSKSKGNLVFVSRLRGDRVDPMAVRLALLDAHYRTDRSWTADALTAGTARLARWREAAALTAAPAAATAIAGLRDRLADDLDTEGALRAVDAWADEALAGGGTDAAAPGEVRAAVDALLGVQL, from the coding sequence ATGCAACCCTGGTCGTCGGTCCCCGTGCCCCAGGTGCCGGGCACACCCCGCCCCCTCCGGCTCTTCGACACCGCCACCGGCGAGGTCCGGCCCACCCAGCCCGGCCCCGTCGCGCGGATGTACGTCTGCGGCATCACCCCGTACGACGCCACCCACCTCGGTCACGCCGCCACCTACCTGGCGTTCGACCTGGTCCACCGCGTGTGGCTGGACAACGGCCACGAAGTGCACTACGTGCAGAACGTCACCGACATCGACGATCCGCTGCTGGAGCGGGCCGACCGCGACGGTGAGGACTGGGTCGTGCTCGGCATGCGCGAAACGGCGCTGTTCCGGGAGGACATGGCCGCGCTGCGGGTGCTGCCGCCGCAGGACTTCATCGGCGCGGTCGAGGCCATGCCGGAGATCGTGGAAGCGGTCGGCAAGCTGCTGTCCTCCGGCGCCGCCTACCGGGTCGACGACGAGTACCCGGACGTCTACTACCGGCACGACGCGACCGGCCGGTTCGGCTACGAGTCGAACTACGGCCCGGAGGACATGCTCACGTTCTTCGCCGAGCGCGGCGGCGACCCGGACCGCGCAGGCAAGGAACACCCGCTGGACGCGCTGCTGTGGCGGGCCGCCCGGCCCGGCGAGCCGTCCTGGGAATCCGAGCTCGGGCCCGGCAGGCCCGGCTGGCACCTGGAGTGCTCGGTGATCGCGCTGAACCGGCTGCGGATGACCTTCGACGTGCAGGGCGGCGGCTCCGACCTCGCCTTCCCGCACCACGAGTACAGCGCCGCGCACGCCGAGGCGCTGACCGGCGAATCCCCGTTCGCGCGGCACTACTGCCACGCGGGCATGGTCGGCCTCGACGGCGAGAAGATGTCCAAGTCGAAGGGCAACCTGGTGTTCGTCTCGCGGCTGCGCGGCGACCGGGTGGACCCGATGGCGGTGCGGCTGGCGCTGCTGGACGCGCACTACCGCACGGACCGCTCCTGGACGGCGGACGCGCTCACCGCGGGCACCGCCCGGCTGGCGCGCTGGCGGGAGGCGGCGGCGCTGACCGCGGCACCGGCCGCCGCCACGGCGATCGCCGGGCTGCGGGACCGGCTCGCCGACGACCTGGACACGGAGGGCGCGCTGCGCGCGGTCGACGCGTGGGCCGACGAAGCGCTCGCGGGCGGCGGCACCGACGCGGCCGCGCCCGGTGAGGTCCGCGCCGCGGTCGACGCGCTCCTCGGCGTGCAGCTCTGA
- a CDS encoding PAC2 family protein, with translation MAVIGFEGWNDAGDAASSAIEHLELTWDASPLAEIDPDPYYDFQVSRPTVKLVDGVTRKVSWPTTRLSVCRPPGAEHDVVLVHGIEPNMRWNAFCAELLEHLDNAGVRTVVSLGALLADAPHTRPVPVTGTAYDADSATRYGLERSTYEGPTGIVGIFQDSCVQSGIPAISFWAAVPHYVSQPPSPKATLALLHRVEDALDLEVPLGNLPDQAEEWETTVSEMAEEDEDVRNYVRALEERGDAEVKLTETSGDAIAAEFERYLRRRGPGGKGPLGPGPG, from the coding sequence ATCGCCGTGATCGGGTTCGAGGGTTGGAACGATGCGGGCGATGCCGCAAGCTCCGCGATCGAGCACCTCGAACTCACCTGGGACGCCTCCCCGCTGGCCGAGATCGACCCGGATCCGTACTACGACTTCCAGGTCTCGCGCCCCACGGTGAAGCTGGTGGACGGCGTGACCCGGAAGGTGAGCTGGCCGACGACGCGGCTGTCGGTGTGCCGGCCGCCGGGCGCCGAGCACGACGTGGTGCTCGTGCACGGGATAGAGCCCAACATGCGTTGGAACGCGTTCTGCGCGGAACTGCTGGAGCACCTCGACAACGCGGGGGTGCGCACCGTGGTGTCGCTGGGCGCGCTGCTGGCCGACGCGCCGCACACCCGCCCGGTGCCGGTGACCGGCACGGCCTACGACGCGGATTCGGCGACCCGCTACGGGTTGGAACGCTCCACCTACGAGGGCCCGACGGGCATCGTGGGGATCTTCCAGGACTCGTGCGTGCAGTCGGGCATCCCGGCGATCTCGTTCTGGGCGGCGGTCCCGCACTACGTGTCGCAACCGCCGTCGCCGAAGGCGACGCTGGCGCTGCTGCACCGCGTGGAGGACGCGCTGGACCTGGAGGTCCCGCTGGGGAACCTCCCGGACCAGGCCGAGGAATGGGAGACCACGGTCAGCGAGATGGCCGAGGAGGACGAGGACGTCCGCAACTACGTGCGCGCCCTGGAGGAACGCGGCGACGCCGAGGTGAAGCTCACCGAGACCAGCGGCGACGCGATCGCCGCCGAGTTCGAGCGCTACCTGCGCAGGCGCGGGCCGGGCGGCAAGGGGCCGCTGGGCCCCGGTCCCGGCTGA
- a CDS encoding HAD family hydrolase — protein MADARPAAVLFDMDGTLVDSEKLWSISLSDYAVHRGGELGVATREAMVGSNMSTSMRMLLADLGLPADPANVADAAEWVEKRSAELFRQGLPWRPGAREALAQVRALGVPCALVTSTIRSLAEIALDTLGRDSFDVTVCGDEVDGRNKPDPEPYLRAARLLDVDPRRCVAVEDSPTGVSAAVAAGCTVVAVPCEVPLEPGERRVLLSSLESFDVPALSALLPGAVA, from the coding sequence ATGGCTGACGCCCGCCCCGCCGCCGTCCTGTTCGACATGGACGGCACCTTGGTCGATTCCGAGAAGCTGTGGTCGATCTCGCTGAGCGATTACGCCGTGCACCGCGGCGGCGAGCTCGGCGTCGCCACCCGCGAAGCGATGGTGGGCTCGAACATGTCCACCAGCATGCGGATGCTGCTGGCCGATCTGGGCCTGCCCGCCGATCCGGCGAACGTCGCGGACGCCGCCGAATGGGTGGAGAAGCGCAGCGCCGAGCTGTTCCGCCAGGGGCTGCCGTGGCGGCCCGGAGCCCGGGAGGCCCTGGCGCAGGTGCGCGCGCTGGGCGTCCCGTGCGCGCTGGTCACCTCCACGATCCGGTCGCTGGCGGAGATCGCGCTGGACACCCTGGGCCGGGACTCCTTCGACGTCACCGTCTGCGGCGACGAGGTCGACGGCCGCAACAAGCCCGACCCGGAGCCGTACCTGCGGGCGGCCCGGCTGCTGGACGTGGACCCGCGGCGCTGCGTGGCGGTGGAGGACTCGCCGACCGGGGTGTCGGCGGCCGTGGCCGCCGGGTGCACCGTGGTCGCCGTGCCCTGCGAGGTGCCGCTGGAGCCGGGTGAGCGGCGGGTGCTGCTGAGTTCGCTGGAGTCCTTCGACGTGCCCGCGCTGAGCGCGCTGCTGCCGGGCGCGGTCGCGTGA
- a CDS encoding phosphoribosyl-ATP diphosphatase, whose translation MKTFDELFSELQERARTRPEGSATVAALDAGVHAQGKKVIEEAGEVWLAAEHESDEALAEEISQLLYRLQVIMLARGLSPEDVYRYL comes from the coding sequence GTGAAGACCTTCGACGAGCTGTTCAGCGAGCTCCAAGAACGCGCCCGCACCCGGCCGGAGGGGTCGGCGACCGTCGCCGCGCTCGACGCCGGGGTGCACGCGCAGGGCAAGAAGGTCATCGAGGAGGCGGGCGAGGTGTGGCTCGCCGCCGAGCACGAGTCCGACGAGGCGCTGGCCGAGGAGATCTCGCAGCTGCTCTACCGGCTCCAAGTGATCATGCTCGCCCGCGGGCTGTCGCCCGAGGACGTCTACCGGTACCTCTGA